One Homo sapiens chromosome 3, GRCh38.p14 Primary Assembly genomic window carries:
- the USP19 gene encoding ubiquitin carboxyl-terminal hydrolase 19 isoform X5, with amino-acid sequence MSGGASATGPRRGPPGLEDTTSKKKQKDRANQESKDGDPRKETGSRYVAQAGLEPLASGDPSASASHAAGITGSRHRTRLFFPSSSGSASTPQEEQTKEELLLDWRQSAEEVIVKLRVGVGPLQLEDVDAAFTDTDCVVRFAGGQQWGGVFYAEIKSSCAKVQTRKGSLLHLTLPKKVPMLTWPSLLKPLGTQELVPGLRCQENGQELSPIALEPGPEPHRAKQEARNQKRAQGRGEVGAGAGPGAQAGPSAKRAVHLCRGPEGDGSRDDPGPRGDAPPFVADPATQVEADEQLCIPPLNSQTCLLGSEENLAPLAGEKAVPPGNDPVSPAMVRSRNPGKDDCAKEEMAVAADAATLVDGKEPESMVNLAFVKNDSYEKGPDSVVVHVYVKEICRDTSRVLFREQDFTLIFQTRDGNFLRLHPGCGPHTTFRWQVKLRNLIEPEQCTFCFTASRIDICLRKRQSQRWGGLEAPAARGAVGGAKVAVPTGPTPLDSTPPGGAPHPLTGQEEARAVEKDKSKARSEDTGLDSVATRTPMEHVTPKPETHLASPKPTCMVPPMPHSPVSGDSVEEEEEEEKKVCLPGFTGLVNLGNTCFMNSVIQSLSNTRELRDFFHDRSFEAEINYNNPLGTGGRLAIGFAVLLRALWKGTHHAFQPSKLKAIVASKASQFTGYAQHDAQEFMAFLLDGLHEDLNRIQNKPYTETVDSDGRPDEVVAEEAWQRHKMRNDSFIVDLFQGQYKSKLVCPVCAKVSITFDPFLYLPVPLPQKQKVLPVFYFAREPHSKPIKFLVSVSKENSTASEVLDSLSQSVHVKPENLRLAEVIKNRFHRVFLPSHSLDTVSPSDTLLCFELLSSELAKERVVVLEVQQRPQVPSVPISKCAACQRKQQSEDEKLKRCTRCYRVGYCNQLCQKTHWPDHKGLCRPENIGYPFLVSVPASRLTYARLAQLLEGYARYSVSVFQPPFQPGRMALESQSPGCTTLLSTGSLEAGDSERDPIQPPELQLVTPMAEGDTGLPRVWAAPDRGPVPSTSGISSEMLASGPIEVGSLPAGERVSRPEAAVPGYQHPSEAMNAHTPQFFIYKIDSSNREQRLEDKGDTPLELGDDCSLALVWRNNERLQEFVLVASKELECAEDPGSAGEAARAGHFTLDQCLNLFTRPEVLAPEEAWYCPQCKQHREASKQLLLWRLPNVLIVQLKRFSFRSFIWRDKINDLVEFPVRNLDLSKFCIGQKEEQLPSYDLYAVINHYGGMIGGHYTACARLPNDRSSQRSDVGWRLFDDSTVTTVDESQVVTRYAYVLFYRRRNSPVERPPRAGHSEHHPDLGPAAEAAASQASRIWQELEAEEEPVPEGSGPLGPWGPQDWVGPLPRGPTTPDEGCLRYFVLGTVAALVALVLNVFYPLVSQSRWR; translated from the exons ATGTCTGGCGGGGCCAGTGCCACAGGCCCAAGGAGAGGGCCCCCAGGACTGGAGGACACCACTAGTAAGAAGAAGCAGAAGGATCGAGCAAACCAGGAGAGCAAGGATGGAGATCCTAGGAAAG agacagggtctcgatatgttgcccaggctggtcttgaacctctggcctcaggtgatccttctgcctcagcctcccatgcagctgggatcacaggctcaCGCCACCGTACCCGGCTGTTCTTTCCTTCATCGTCAGGGTCAGCATCCACTCCTCAAGAGGAGCAGACCAAAGAGG AGTTGTTGCTCGATTGGAGGCAGAGTGCAGAAGAGGTGATTGTCAAGCTTCGTGTGGGAGTAGGTCCCCTGCAGCTGGAGGATGTAGATGCTGCTTTCACAGATACAGACTGTGTGGTGCGGTTTGCAG GTGGTCAGCAGTGGGGTGGTGTCTTCTATGCTGAGATAAAAAGCTCTTGTGCTAAAGTGCAAACCCGCAAGGGCAGTCTCCTGCACCTGACACTGCCCAAAAAGGTGCCTATGCTCACGTGGCCCTCCCTCCTG AAACCTCTAGGGACCCAGGAGCTGGTGCCGGGGCTGCGGTGCCAGGAGAATGGGCAGGAACTGTCTCCCATTGCCCTGGAGCCAGGCCCTGAGCCCCACCGGGCTAAGCAGGAGGCCCGGAACCAGAAGCGGGCCCAGGGCCGTGGTGAGGTAGGCGCAGGGGCTGGCCCCGGGGCCCAGGCAGGGCCCAGCGCCAAGAGGGCTGTGCATCTCTGCAGAGGGCCAGAGGGGGACGGGTCCAGGGATGACCCTGGACCCCGGGGTGATGCCCCACCCTTCGTGGCTGACCCAGCCACCCAG GTTGAGGCTGATGAACAGCTTTGCATACCACCGCTGAACTCCCAaacctgcctcctgggctcagaggaGAATTTAGCCCCTTTGGCAGGAGAGAAAGCAGTGCCTCCCGGGAATGACCCAGTCTCTCCAGCCATGGTCCGGAGCAGAAACCCTGGGAAAGATGACTGTGCCAAGGAGGAGATGGCAGTGGCAGCAGATGCTGCAACCTTGGTGGATGGTaaag AGCCCGAGTCGATGGTGAACCTGGCGTTTGTCAAGAATGACTCGTATGAGAAGGGCCCGGATTCAGTGGTGGTGCACGTGTACGTGAAGGAGATCTGCAGGGACACCTCAAGAGTACTTTTCCGTGAGCAGGACTTCACGCTCATCTTCCAGACcag GGATGGAAACTTCCTGAGGCTGCACCCGGGCTGTGGGCCCCACACCACCTTCCGTTGGCAGGTGAAGCTCAG GAATCTGATTGAGCCAGAGCAGTGCACCTTCTGTTTCACGGCTTCTCGCATCGACATCTGCCTTCGTAAGAGGCAGAGTCAGCGCTGGGGGGGCCTGGAGGCCCCGGCTGCACGAG GTGCAGTGGGTGGTGCAAAGGTTGCCGTGCCGACAGGTCCAACCCCTCTGGATTCAACCCCACCAGGAGgtgctccccaccccctgacaggccagGAGGAGGCCCGGGCTGTGGAGAAGGATAAATCCAAGGCACGATCTGAGGACACAGGGCTAGACAGTGTGGCAACCCGCACACCCATGGAGCATGTAACCCCAAAGCCAGAGACACACCTGGCCTCG CCCAAGCCTACATGCATGGTGCCTCCCATGCCCCACAGCCCAGTTAGTGGAGACAgcgtggaggaggaggaagaggaagagaagaaggtgTGTCTGCCAGGCTTCACTGGCCTTGTCAATTTAGGCAACACCTGCTTCATGAACAGCGTCATTCAGTCTCTGTCCAACACTCGGGAACTCCGGGACTTCTTCCATG ACCGCTCCTTTGAGGCTGAGATCAACTACAACAACCCACTAGGGACTGGTGGGCGTCTGGCCATTGGCTTTGCCGTGCTGCTTCGGGCGCTGTGGAAGGGCACCCACCATGCCTTCCAGCCTTCCAAGTTGAAG GCCATTGTGGCGAGTAAGGCCAGCCAGTTCACAGGCTATGCACAGCATGATGCCCAGGAGTTCATGGCTTTCCTGCTGGATGGGCTGCACGAGGACCTGAATCGCATTCAGAACAAGCCCTACACAGAGACCGTGGATTCAGATGGGCGGCCCGATGAG GTGGTAGCTGAGGAAGCATGGCAGCGGCACAAGATGAGGAATGACTCTTTCATCGTGGACCTATTTCAGGGGCAGTACAAGTCGAAGCTGGTGTGCCCTGTGTGTGCCAAG GTCTCCATCACTTTTGACCCGTTTCTTTATCTGCCGGTGCCCTTGCCACAAAAGCAAAAGGTTCTCCCTGTCTTTTATTTTGCCCGAGAGCCCCACAGCAAGCCCATCAAG TTCCTGGTGAGCGTCAGCAAGGAGAACTCCACTGCGAGCGAAGTATTGGACTCCCTCTCTCAGAGTGTTCATGTGAAGCCTGAGAACCTGCGTTTGGCGGAG GTAATTAAGAATCGTTTTCATCGTGTGTTCCTACCCTCCCACTCACTGGACACTGTGTCCCCATCTGATACGCTCCTCTGCTTTGAGCTGCTATCCTCAGAGTTGGCTAAGGAGCGGGTAGTGGTGCTAGAGGTGCAACAG CGCCCCCAGGTGCCCAGCGTCCCCATCTCCAAGTGTGCAGCCTGCCAGCGGAAGCAACAGTCGGAGGATGAAAAGCTGAAGCGCTGTACCCGGTGCTACCGTGTGGGCTACTGCAACCA GCTCTGCCAGAAAACCCACTGGCCTGACCACAAGGGCCTCTGCCGACCTGAGAACATTGGCTACCCCTTCCTGGTCAGTGTACCTGCCTCACGCCTCACTTATGCCCGCCTCGCTCAGTTGCTAGAGGGCTATGCCCG GTACTCTGTGAGTGTATTCCAGCCACCCTTTCAGCCAGGCCGCATGGCCTTGGAGTCTCAGAGCCCTGGCTGCACCACACTGCTCTCCACAGGTTCCCTGGAGGCTGGGGACAGCGAGAGAGACCCCATTCAGCCACCTGAGCTCCAGCTGGTGACCCCTATGGCTGAGGGGGACACAGGGCTTCCCCGGGTGTGGGCAGCCCCTGACCGGGGTCCTGTGCCCAGCACCAGTGGAATTTCTTCTGAGATGCTGGCCAGTGGGCCCATTGAGGTTGGCTCCTTGCCAGCTGGCGAGAGGGTGTCCCGACCCGAAG CTGCTGTGCCTGGGTACCAGCATCCAAGTGAAGCTATGAATGCCCACACACCCCagttcttcatctataaaattgatTCATCCAACCGAGAGCAGCGGCTAGAGGACAAAG GAGACACCCCACTGGAGCTGGGTGACGACTGTAGCCTGGCTCTCGTCTGGCGGAACAATGAGCGCTTGCAGGAGTTTGTGTTGGTAGCCTCCAAGGAGCTGGAATGTGCTGAGGATCCAGGCTCTGCCGGTGAGGCTGCCCGGGCCGGCCACTTCACCCTGGACCAGTGCCTCAACCTCTTCACACGGCCTGAGGTGCTGGCACCCGAGGAGGCCTG GTACTGCCCACAGTGCAAACAGCACCGTGAGGCCTCCAAGCAGCTGTTGCTATGGCGCCTGCCAAATGTTCTCATCGTGCAGCTCAAGCGCTTCTCCTTTCGTAGTTTTATCTGGCGTGACAAGATCAATGACTTGGTGGAGTTCCCTGTTAG GAACCTGGACCTGAGCAAGTTCTGCATTGGTCAGAAAGAGGAGCAGCTGCCCAGCTACGATCTATATGCTGTCATCAACCACTATGGAGGCATGATTGGTGGCCACTACACTGCCTGTGCACGCCTGCCCAATGATCGTAGCAGTCAGCGCAGTGACGTGG GCTGGCGCTTGTTTGATGACAGCACAGTGACAACGGTAGACGAGAGCCAGGTTGTGACGCGTTATGCCTATGTACTCTTCTACCGCCGGCGGAACTCTCCTGTGGAGAGGCCCCCCAGGGCAGGTCACTCTGAGCACCACCCAGACCTAGGCCCTGCAGCTGAGGCTGCTGCCAGCCAG GCTTCCCGGATTtggcaggagctggaggctgaggaggagccGGTGCCTGAGGGGTCTGGGCCCCTGGGTCCCTGGGGGCCCCAAGACTGGGTGGGCCCCCTACCACGTGGCCCTACCACACCAGATGAGGGCTGCCTCCGGTACTTTGTCCTGGGCACCGTGGCGGCTTTGGTGGCCCTCGTGCTCAACGTGTTCTATCCTCTGGTATCCCAGAGTCGCTGGAGATGA
- the USP19 gene encoding ubiquitin carboxyl-terminal hydrolase 19 isoform X12, whose protein sequence is MSGGASATGPRRGPPGLEDTTSKKKQKDRANQESKDGDPRKETGSRYVAQAGLEPLASGDPSASASHAAGITGSRHRTRLFFPSSSGSASTPQEEQTKEGACEDPHDLLATPTPELLLDWRQSAEEVIVKLRVGVGPLQLEDVDAAFTDTDCVVRFAGGQQWGGVFYAEIKSSCAKVQTRKGSLLHLTLPKKVPMLTWPSLLVEADEQLCIPPLNSQTCLLGSEENLAPLAGEKAVPPGNDPVSPAMVRSRNPGKDDCAKEEMAVAADAATLVDGKEPESMVNLAFVKNDSYEKGPDSVVVHVYVKEICRDTSRVLFREQDFTLIFQTRDGNFLRLHPGCGPHTTFRWQVKLRNLIEPEQCTFCFTASRIDICLRKRQSQRWGGLEAPAARVGGAKVAVPTGPTPLDSTPPGGAPHPLTGQEEARAVEKDKSKARSEDTGLDSVATRTPMEHVTPKPETHLASPKPTCMVPPMPHSPVSGDSVEEEEEEEKKVCLPGFTGLVNLGNTCFMNSVIQSLSNTRELRDFFHDRSFEAEINYNNPLGTGGRLAIGFAVLLRALWKGTHHAFQPSKLKAIVASKASQFTGYAQHDAQEFMAFLLDGLHEDLNRIQNKPYTETVDSDGRPDEVVAEEAWQRHKMRNDSFIVDLFQGQYKSKLVCPVCAKVSITFDPFLYLPVPLPQKQKVLPVFYFAREPHSKPIKFLVSVSKENSTASEVLDSLSQSVHVKPENLRLAEVIKNRFHRVFLPSHSLDTVSPSDTLLCFELLSSELAKERVVVLEVQQRPQVPSVPISKCAACQRKQQSEDEKLKRCTRCYRVGYCNQLCQKTHWPDHKGLCRPENIGYPFLVSVPASRLTYARLAQLLEGYARYSVSVFQPPFQPGRMALESQSPGCTTLLSTGSLEAGDSERDPIQPPELQLVTPMAEGDTGLPRVWAAPDRGPVPSTSGISSEMLASGPIEVGSLPAGERVSRPEAAVPGYQHPSEAMNAHTPQFFIYKIDSSNREQRLEDKGDTPLELGDDCSLALVWRNNERLQEFVLVASKELECAEDPGSAGEAARAGHFTLDQCLNLFTRPEVLAPEEAWYCPQCKQHREASKQLLLWRLPNVLIVQLKRFSFRSFIWRDKINDLVEFPVRNLDLSKFCIGQKEEQLPSYDLYAVINHYGGMIGGHYTACARLPNDRSSQRSDVGWRLFDDSTVTTVDESQVVTRYAYVLFYRRRNSPVERPPRAGHSEHHPDLGPAAEAAASQASRIWQELEAEEEPVPEGSGPLGPWGPQDWVGPLPRGPTTPDEGCLRYFVLGTVAALVALVLNVFYPLVSQSRWR, encoded by the exons ATGTCTGGCGGGGCCAGTGCCACAGGCCCAAGGAGAGGGCCCCCAGGACTGGAGGACACCACTAGTAAGAAGAAGCAGAAGGATCGAGCAAACCAGGAGAGCAAGGATGGAGATCCTAGGAAAG agacagggtctcgatatgttgcccaggctggtcttgaacctctggcctcaggtgatccttctgcctcagcctcccatgcagctgggatcacaggctcaCGCCACCGTACCCGGCTGTTCTTTCCTTCATCGTCAGGGTCAGCATCCACTCCTCAAGAGGAGCAGACCAAAGAGG GAGCTTGTGAAGACCCTCATGATCTCTTGGCTACTCCCACTCCAGAGTTGTTGCTCGATTGGAGGCAGAGTGCAGAAGAGGTGATTGTCAAGCTTCGTGTGGGAGTAGGTCCCCTGCAGCTGGAGGATGTAGATGCTGCTTTCACAGATACAGACTGTGTGGTGCGGTTTGCAG GTGGTCAGCAGTGGGGTGGTGTCTTCTATGCTGAGATAAAAAGCTCTTGTGCTAAAGTGCAAACCCGCAAGGGCAGTCTCCTGCACCTGACACTGCCCAAAAAGGTGCCTATGCTCACGTGGCCCTCCCTCCTG GTTGAGGCTGATGAACAGCTTTGCATACCACCGCTGAACTCCCAaacctgcctcctgggctcagaggaGAATTTAGCCCCTTTGGCAGGAGAGAAAGCAGTGCCTCCCGGGAATGACCCAGTCTCTCCAGCCATGGTCCGGAGCAGAAACCCTGGGAAAGATGACTGTGCCAAGGAGGAGATGGCAGTGGCAGCAGATGCTGCAACCTTGGTGGATGGTaaag AGCCCGAGTCGATGGTGAACCTGGCGTTTGTCAAGAATGACTCGTATGAGAAGGGCCCGGATTCAGTGGTGGTGCACGTGTACGTGAAGGAGATCTGCAGGGACACCTCAAGAGTACTTTTCCGTGAGCAGGACTTCACGCTCATCTTCCAGACcag GGATGGAAACTTCCTGAGGCTGCACCCGGGCTGTGGGCCCCACACCACCTTCCGTTGGCAGGTGAAGCTCAG GAATCTGATTGAGCCAGAGCAGTGCACCTTCTGTTTCACGGCTTCTCGCATCGACATCTGCCTTCGTAAGAGGCAGAGTCAGCGCTGGGGGGGCCTGGAGGCCCCGGCTGCACGAG TGGGTGGTGCAAAGGTTGCCGTGCCGACAGGTCCAACCCCTCTGGATTCAACCCCACCAGGAGgtgctccccaccccctgacaggccagGAGGAGGCCCGGGCTGTGGAGAAGGATAAATCCAAGGCACGATCTGAGGACACAGGGCTAGACAGTGTGGCAACCCGCACACCCATGGAGCATGTAACCCCAAAGCCAGAGACACACCTGGCCTCG CCCAAGCCTACATGCATGGTGCCTCCCATGCCCCACAGCCCAGTTAGTGGAGACAgcgtggaggaggaggaagaggaagagaagaaggtgTGTCTGCCAGGCTTCACTGGCCTTGTCAATTTAGGCAACACCTGCTTCATGAACAGCGTCATTCAGTCTCTGTCCAACACTCGGGAACTCCGGGACTTCTTCCATG ACCGCTCCTTTGAGGCTGAGATCAACTACAACAACCCACTAGGGACTGGTGGGCGTCTGGCCATTGGCTTTGCCGTGCTGCTTCGGGCGCTGTGGAAGGGCACCCACCATGCCTTCCAGCCTTCCAAGTTGAAG GCCATTGTGGCGAGTAAGGCCAGCCAGTTCACAGGCTATGCACAGCATGATGCCCAGGAGTTCATGGCTTTCCTGCTGGATGGGCTGCACGAGGACCTGAATCGCATTCAGAACAAGCCCTACACAGAGACCGTGGATTCAGATGGGCGGCCCGATGAG GTGGTAGCTGAGGAAGCATGGCAGCGGCACAAGATGAGGAATGACTCTTTCATCGTGGACCTATTTCAGGGGCAGTACAAGTCGAAGCTGGTGTGCCCTGTGTGTGCCAAG GTCTCCATCACTTTTGACCCGTTTCTTTATCTGCCGGTGCCCTTGCCACAAAAGCAAAAGGTTCTCCCTGTCTTTTATTTTGCCCGAGAGCCCCACAGCAAGCCCATCAAG TTCCTGGTGAGCGTCAGCAAGGAGAACTCCACTGCGAGCGAAGTATTGGACTCCCTCTCTCAGAGTGTTCATGTGAAGCCTGAGAACCTGCGTTTGGCGGAG GTAATTAAGAATCGTTTTCATCGTGTGTTCCTACCCTCCCACTCACTGGACACTGTGTCCCCATCTGATACGCTCCTCTGCTTTGAGCTGCTATCCTCAGAGTTGGCTAAGGAGCGGGTAGTGGTGCTAGAGGTGCAACAG CGCCCCCAGGTGCCCAGCGTCCCCATCTCCAAGTGTGCAGCCTGCCAGCGGAAGCAACAGTCGGAGGATGAAAAGCTGAAGCGCTGTACCCGGTGCTACCGTGTGGGCTACTGCAACCA GCTCTGCCAGAAAACCCACTGGCCTGACCACAAGGGCCTCTGCCGACCTGAGAACATTGGCTACCCCTTCCTGGTCAGTGTACCTGCCTCACGCCTCACTTATGCCCGCCTCGCTCAGTTGCTAGAGGGCTATGCCCG GTACTCTGTGAGTGTATTCCAGCCACCCTTTCAGCCAGGCCGCATGGCCTTGGAGTCTCAGAGCCCTGGCTGCACCACACTGCTCTCCACAGGTTCCCTGGAGGCTGGGGACAGCGAGAGAGACCCCATTCAGCCACCTGAGCTCCAGCTGGTGACCCCTATGGCTGAGGGGGACACAGGGCTTCCCCGGGTGTGGGCAGCCCCTGACCGGGGTCCTGTGCCCAGCACCAGTGGAATTTCTTCTGAGATGCTGGCCAGTGGGCCCATTGAGGTTGGCTCCTTGCCAGCTGGCGAGAGGGTGTCCCGACCCGAAG CTGCTGTGCCTGGGTACCAGCATCCAAGTGAAGCTATGAATGCCCACACACCCCagttcttcatctataaaattgatTCATCCAACCGAGAGCAGCGGCTAGAGGACAAAG GAGACACCCCACTGGAGCTGGGTGACGACTGTAGCCTGGCTCTCGTCTGGCGGAACAATGAGCGCTTGCAGGAGTTTGTGTTGGTAGCCTCCAAGGAGCTGGAATGTGCTGAGGATCCAGGCTCTGCCGGTGAGGCTGCCCGGGCCGGCCACTTCACCCTGGACCAGTGCCTCAACCTCTTCACACGGCCTGAGGTGCTGGCACCCGAGGAGGCCTG GTACTGCCCACAGTGCAAACAGCACCGTGAGGCCTCCAAGCAGCTGTTGCTATGGCGCCTGCCAAATGTTCTCATCGTGCAGCTCAAGCGCTTCTCCTTTCGTAGTTTTATCTGGCGTGACAAGATCAATGACTTGGTGGAGTTCCCTGTTAG GAACCTGGACCTGAGCAAGTTCTGCATTGGTCAGAAAGAGGAGCAGCTGCCCAGCTACGATCTATATGCTGTCATCAACCACTATGGAGGCATGATTGGTGGCCACTACACTGCCTGTGCACGCCTGCCCAATGATCGTAGCAGTCAGCGCAGTGACGTGG GCTGGCGCTTGTTTGATGACAGCACAGTGACAACGGTAGACGAGAGCCAGGTTGTGACGCGTTATGCCTATGTACTCTTCTACCGCCGGCGGAACTCTCCTGTGGAGAGGCCCCCCAGGGCAGGTCACTCTGAGCACCACCCAGACCTAGGCCCTGCAGCTGAGGCTGCTGCCAGCCAG GCTTCCCGGATTtggcaggagctggaggctgaggaggagccGGTGCCTGAGGGGTCTGGGCCCCTGGGTCCCTGGGGGCCCCAAGACTGGGTGGGCCCCCTACCACGTGGCCCTACCACACCAGATGAGGGCTGCCTCCGGTACTTTGTCCTGGGCACCGTGGCGGCTTTGGTGGCCCTCGTGCTCAACGTGTTCTATCCTCTGGTATCCCAGAGTCGCTGGAGATGA